The segment CCGCACCAAGATAAATGGCGTTAAACTTTTTTAGTTCACTAATAGCTGAATCCGGAAGGACCTCGCCTGTCTTTTTATAACGCTCTCCGCCAAAATCGTACATGGTAGTTTCGTATTTGAAGCCTGTTTTTTTGCTGACTGCTTCCAATACCTTTAACCCTTCTTTGATTACTTCCGGCCCCGTTCCATCGCCGGGTATTACCGCAATCCTGTACATCGTTATGCTTTCCTTTCTGTTAACAAATCATCATCTGGTATTAAAAATAGTATCTCATTTACATTAAGCTCTAAAAACTTTGCCTTGCACACGGGGTTGCCGAAAATATCACTGACTACAGCGTTTGAAGCCGGTATAAACTGTTTCTGGCCCAAGCTACCGATAAAGTCGGACAAGCGGCTTCCGGGAGACATAAAAACATCACATTTTATTTTATAATTATAGGTATAGGCTATTATGGTCTTCGTTTCTTTTTTAATTTTCATGCCGCCCCCTTTTCTATCAGATGTTATCACTATTCAGCATATTCAGAAGTCCGCCGGCCGTTATTATCTTCCGCATAAACTCCGGAAAGCTCTGGGACTTATAGATCTCCCCTGTCGTAATATCCTTTATTTCGCCGCTTTTAAAATCCACTTCTATCTCATCGCCGTCGTTTATCCCGCGCGCCGCCTCTTTACTCTCCAGTATCGGTAACCCTATATTAATGCTGTTCCGGTAAAATATCCTTGCAAAAGTCTCCGCTATCACACAGGATATAC is part of the Candidatus Omnitrophota bacterium genome and harbors:
- a CDS encoding 3-isopropylmalate dehydratase small subunit; translated protein: MKAKGTVHKFGDNVNTDDIIPAKFLNTTDSKELASHCMEGISADFAKNVKPGDIIVAGRHFGCGSSREHAPFSIKSAGISCVIAETFARIFYRNSINIGLPILESKEAARGINDGDEIEVDFKSGEIKDITTGEIYKSQSFPEFMRKIITAGGLLNMLNSDNI